A window of Pirellulales bacterium contains these coding sequences:
- a CDS encoding aminotransferase class I/II-fold pyridoxal phosphate-dependent enzyme translates to MPSKLNTALESPSLSEPAAKQDPLERADTGSSAEEFDVTAHDDAASSKPTDRVSTIAVHGGEARQKLANAITDPIFAASTYTFENTQAVIDFIEQKQPREEYGRYGNPSERVVERKLAALEGGESALLFTTGMSAFVTLLMAKLNSGDEVIFFDECYHRSREFCLKHLARFGVVTRQVRACDYAAMEAAITPRTRLLISESPTNPHLSIVDLERFADLGRRREIETLIDATLGTPFNIRPLAAGIDYVMHSATKYLGGHNDLLAGAVIGTAEKLEPIRKLRGIMGAINSPQNIYLLGRGLKTFELRMRRHNENGLAVAEFLAGHPRIEKVYYPGLPSHPYHEVARRTMRGFGGLVTFLVRDADWRATARVVDSVKIPRIGPSLGGVESLIEQPLVMSYYECTAADRQRFGIPDNMIRLACGIENPEDLVADLAQALEQ, encoded by the coding sequence AACCCGCGGCGAAACAGGATCCACTGGAACGGGCGGACACCGGCAGCTCGGCCGAGGAGTTTGACGTGACGGCACACGATGACGCCGCGAGTAGCAAACCAACCGATCGTGTATCGACGATCGCCGTCCACGGTGGCGAGGCCCGCCAGAAGCTGGCCAATGCGATCACCGACCCGATCTTCGCCGCCTCGACCTACACGTTCGAGAACACGCAGGCGGTCATCGACTTCATCGAGCAAAAGCAGCCGCGCGAGGAATACGGCCGCTACGGCAATCCGAGCGAGCGCGTCGTCGAGCGAAAGCTGGCGGCGCTCGAAGGGGGCGAATCGGCATTGCTCTTCACGACCGGCATGTCGGCCTTCGTCACTCTGTTGATGGCCAAGTTGAATTCCGGCGACGAGGTGATCTTTTTCGACGAATGCTACCATCGCAGCCGCGAGTTCTGTCTGAAGCATCTCGCGCGTTTCGGCGTGGTGACTCGGCAGGTTCGCGCTTGCGACTATGCTGCGATGGAAGCCGCCATCACGCCGCGAACCCGCCTCTTGATCAGCGAATCGCCGACCAATCCGCATCTAAGCATCGTCGATCTCGAGCGGTTCGCCGATCTCGGCCGTCGCCGCGAAATCGAGACCTTGATCGACGCGACGCTCGGCACGCCGTTCAACATCCGCCCGCTGGCCGCCGGGATCGATTACGTGATGCACTCGGCCACCAAGTATCTTGGCGGGCACAATGATCTTCTGGCCGGCGCGGTGATCGGCACGGCCGAAAAGCTCGAGCCGATCCGCAAACTCCGCGGCATCATGGGGGCGATCAATTCGCCGCAAAACATTTATTTGCTTGGCCGCGGGCTAAAGACGTTCGAGCTGCGGATGCGGCGGCACAATGAAAACGGCCTCGCCGTGGCGGAGTTTCTAGCCGGCCACCCGCGGATCGAAAAGGTTTATTATCCGGGGCTGCCATCGCATCCGTATCATGAAGTGGCGCGGCGCACGATGCGCGGATTCGGCGGCTTGGTAACATTCCTCGTCCGCGATGCCGACTGGCGCGCCACGGCCCGAGTGGTCGATTCGGTGAAAATCCCGCGGATCGGACCGAGCCTCGGCGGCGTCGAATCGTTGATCGAGCAACCGCTCGTGATGAGCTACTATGAATGCACCGCCGCCGATCGCCAGCGGTTCGGCATCCCGGACAACATGATCCGCCTGGCCTGCGGGATCGAGAACCCCGAAGATCTAGTCGCCGATTTGGCGCAAGCGCTGGAACAGTAG
- a CDS encoding PLP-dependent aspartate aminotransferase family protein produces the protein MQFRTRAIHVGNAADWQTGAVVPPIHLASTFVQPGAGTWAEFDYSRSGNPTRKALETTLTSLEGGCGALAFSSGMAAIHCVTMLLSSGDHILAGSDIYGGTYRLLHKICNRSGIGVTLVPSTDLEQFEAAITPSTRLLWIETPGNPLLSITDIAGCADIAHRHGALLGIDSTFATPVLTRPLELGADIVMHSATKYISGHSDVLGGALVMRDAELCKRLYFIQNATGAVMAPLESFLCSRGLKTLELRVLEQCRTASRIAGYLAADRRIRRVLYPGLPEHPGHALAAKQMLGGFGAMLSFEVVGDFAAAKRVAESTRLFQLAVSLGAVESLIEQPASMSHASYDPAARQAFGITDSLIRLSVGLEAFEDLRDDLDQSLPNC, from the coding sequence ATGCAGTTTCGCACTCGTGCAATTCATGTTGGCAATGCGGCCGATTGGCAGACGGGGGCGGTCGTGCCGCCGATCCATTTGGCCTCGACCTTCGTTCAACCGGGGGCCGGCACGTGGGCCGAGTTCGACTACTCGCGGAGCGGCAATCCCACGCGCAAAGCTCTCGAAACGACGCTCACTTCGCTGGAGGGCGGCTGCGGGGCGCTCGCTTTCTCTTCCGGCATGGCGGCGATCCATTGCGTCACCATGCTGCTCAGTTCCGGCGATCACATTCTTGCGGGCAGCGACATCTACGGCGGCACATATCGGCTGCTACACAAAATCTGCAACCGTAGCGGAATCGGCGTCACGCTCGTCCCCTCGACCGATCTGGAACAATTCGAGGCGGCGATCACACCGAGCACGCGATTGCTCTGGATTGAAACTCCGGGCAATCCGCTGTTGTCGATCACCGACATTGCCGGCTGCGCCGACATCGCCCATCGGCACGGCGCGCTGTTGGGGATCGATAGCACATTTGCCACGCCAGTGCTCACCCGCCCGCTCGAACTCGGGGCCGACATCGTCATGCACTCGGCGACGAAATACATCAGCGGGCATAGCGACGTGCTAGGTGGAGCGCTCGTCATGCGCGATGCCGAGTTATGCAAACGACTCTATTTCATTCAGAACGCGACCGGCGCGGTCATGGCGCCTCTCGAATCGTTTCTCTGCTCGCGAGGGCTCAAGACGCTCGAGCTGCGCGTGCTCGAGCAGTGCCGCACGGCCTCCCGAATCGCCGGCTATTTGGCCGCCGACCGACGTATTCGGCGCGTGCTATATCCGGGTCTGCCAGAGCATCCGGGACATGCCCTGGCCGCGAAACAAATGTTGGGCGGATTCGGCGCAATGCTGTCGTTCGAAGTCGTTGGCGACTTCGCCGCCGCCAAGCGAGTTGCCGAGAGCACTCGACTGTTTCAACTGGCCGTCAGCCTTGGGGCAGTCGAATCGCTGATCGAGCAGCCTGCTTCAATGTCCCATGCGAGCTACGATCCGGCTGCCCGGCAGGCGTTCGGCATCACCGATAGCCTGATCCGGCTCTCCGTCGGTCTGGAGGCCTTTGAAGACCTCCGCGATGACCTGGATCAATCGCTGCCCAATTGTTGA